The DNA region TATACCCATGAAAGGTCGGGAGCTTTATCTTTAATACAATCTGCTGCCGCTGCTGCTACCTGCTCATCTATCAGGCGCATATAGTTCCCGGCTTTATCATGCGGAAATTTAACGGTATCCAGTTCATAACCATCATAAACATAATCGGGATGGATATTACCTGCTTCAGGGAGTTTATCGCCAATCAGCTTGGTGCGGTTATCTGTCCAGCTGCTAAATACGGCTGTTTTTTTATTGGGATAAGCGTTTTTAAACATCCTGAATATATTCCAGTAATTATAGTTGGGCGCCTTAATATCGTTGCCCCAAACGTTGTGTTTGTTAACCCAGGTAGCAGTAAGTAAACTGTTATAACCATTTGCCGATATGGTTGGCGTTTGCGAATAACCGCCTTTTTCGCCGCCAACATGCGCACGGAGGTAGGTACCCTGCTTGGCTATCAGTTTCAGGTTAGGGGTATTCAATTTTTCAATAACATCTGCGGGGATGCCATCAGCAATGATAAAGACTGCTTTGCGGGTTTGGGCGGCGGTATTCAGCCTCGCCAATATCAGGAAGACAAAAGCTGCGGTTTTAAGTAGATTTCGCATCGGTACAAGTGAGTGTTTTTTTGAAGGACTAAATTACGGTGTTTTAAAAGTACAGGAGTTAAAAAATTGTTATGCTTTTTGGGCCGTTAAATTTTTAACGAGCTGTAGCGTAAATGATTTACAGGCCGTAATGTAATTATAAACCTATCAGCCATGACGCGCAAACTAACCTTACTTTGTTTTGGAATTTTAGCCATAACCGCCTGTAAAAAGGGAGGTATCAGCCCTGTTAATAAAGATCCGGGTAAAGACCTGGTGCTTTCCGCAACCGAACAGCAACAGATTGGACCCGGTAATGCTTTTACCTTAAAGCTTTTCAGCGCTAATGTAAATAGCCTTGACGCGGATAAAAACCTCATCATTTCGCCATTAAGCGTAAGCTTTGCCATAGGGATGACCAGTAACGGCGCCAGCGGGCAAACCCTTACAGATATCCGCAAAACCATGGAGTTTAGCAGTTTTACCGAAGATCAGGTTAATAGTTACTATCATAATCTCATTACAAACCTCCCCGATCTCGATCCAAATACTACACTTAAAATAGCCAATTCCATTTGGTATGCTAATAATTTTACGGTGCTGCCGGCATTCCTGAAAACCAATACCGATTTTTATAATGCCGAAGTAAAAACCCTCGATTTTAGCAATGAATCAGCATCCCTAACTACTATTAATGGTTGGGTAAGCCAGCAAACTAATAGCAAGATTCCAAAGATCCTTGATAAAATTTCGGATGGGGCCCGGATGTACCTCATCAATGCCATTTATTTTAAAAGCATATGGAAAACCCGTTTTGATGCGAAAGAAACCTTTAAGGCGCCATTTCGCTTGTCAAATGGCGGCACTGTACAAGCTGATTTTATGACCAATAGCCATGCCGACTTTAAAAGCGCGTATTATAATGGTACAAACGTGGTTGAACTGCCTTATAGTAACAGTAAATACAGCATGATATTGATGATGCCCGATGAAGATATAAAAAGCTTTGCGCAGGGCCTTGATTCAAATAAATGGAATTTACTGATGGGTAAACTCACCGCCGGTAAATCGGACATTACCATGCCCAGGTTTAAATTTAGCTATGATATTACGCTGAATGATATTTTAAAATCATTAGGGATGAGCATTGCCTTTAGCGATATGGCTGATTTTAGTCGCATTAACGCGGGTGGCGGCCTTACTATATCCGAGGTAAAACACAAAGCATATATTGATGTGAATGAAGACGGTACCGAAGCCGCGGCGGTAACATCTGTTGGGATAGTGACCACGGCAGCCCCACCAACTCACGTTTTTAATAAACCTTTCATTTTTGCGATACGTGAAATGAAAACCGGGCTGATACTATTTGAAGGGATCGTGAGAAACCCGGCGCTGAGTGAATAAAGTGTGCTGGGGGTATATGTTACAAGCTTTCACAAATAGTAATGGAACTTTCAATTGTAAAACACTTAGATTTACGATTGACTTAAGACCTGCTATTCAAAACATCGGCAGTGGTAAATTCTTCAGTGTGAAGTGGTTGTTTGTGATTGGAGATTAGGGTTAGTTTTTTAACACTTAGTATTTTACCTTCGAACTCTGGTTAAGACCGTCAATAATATCAGTTATCTCTTTATTGAGCGAATCAATAGTGCTTTGTGAAACTGGCTGCTTCCCTTCAATCTGCTTATAATAAAGGTTATAGCTTTTAATCCGCAATTCGCAGTATTGTTTTAATGTGGCATCCCGTTCTTTGTAAACATCAGGAAGCGGGAGCGAGTCGACAGCATTGAGAAGACTGATGTTCTCCTGCCAATAATATAATCCACGGTCTTTAAGCTCAGAGAGTAAAAGCTCTTTGGTGGTATCTTTAGGCATACTCATTACTTCTAAGGCCATTGATTCTTTTATGGCGAAATCTTTCATTTTAGTTTCGTAAATGCCAACTACATTAGGAATCATGCGGTAAACCACTATACTGCCACCTAATGTAACAACAGCAATAAGCATGGTAACTATTAGTTCTGTCCCTTTTTTATCCGGCTGGATAATGCTTGGATAATACAGATAGCCAATTGCAAACCCGCTAAGTAAGCCACCTACATGTGCCGCATTATCAATACCTGATTTAGTGCCATACAACAGGTTAAATCCTACAAATAACGCTATGCTTATCAAAAGCTGCTTGCGTACAGATTTATCAATTACATTGGTAGTGAGCAGAGACAGGAACACCCCGTACATACCAAATATAGCACCTGAAGCGCCTGCACTAACACTAAAGCCGTTATATGATATGCTTGTAAGGCTCGCCACCAATCCTGTAAGGAGATACGCTGAAGCAAATTTCAGCTTACCGAGCACCGGCTCAAGCAAAACGCCTATATATATTAGGGCATACATATTCAGTGCAATATGGAAAATTCCAATATGAAGAAAGATATTGCTAATCAATCGCCACCATTGGTTGTTCAGGGTCATTGGTCCGTAGTCGGCACCCCAGCTTAACAGATCTTTTACAGAGGGTTCAAAAAAGGATATTCCGCATATCACCATAATAACGAATATGGCTACATTGATATAAATGATCAAAGGAGTTATAACATAACCTTTTTGAGGAATAAAAAAGCCAAGGAATTTTAAAAGGTTTTGTTTAGTTGATGGCAGAGGAGCATTCAGAAGATCATCTGCTGCCGATTCAAATATAGGAGCAAGTTCGGTCAGTTTTTCTTCCACCTGATCATCTGTTACTGATGTTTGGAACTGGCCGAGCGTTTCAATAAAAGTATCTACATTTTCTTGATTTAATTTGGCCCAGTCATTGAGTTTTCCATCTGCATTTTTACTGATTACCAATGCGGTATCCTCCTTAATAATAAGGCGAAACTCCTGAATTGGGGTTAGAAAGCCTCCATCCACCATCGCTATGAAACCGTTTTTTCCGGTATAAATGATATTCCATTGAAGATGCCGGGCGGTTTCAATTGCTATAGCGAGATAGCGTTTTTGATCCAGGCCATCGAGAGTGGTTTCTTTGTGAAAAGAAGGAGTAAAGCTGAATGCCATAAAGTTTAGGACGTTTTATTGTTAAAGATGGCGATAAATTTGTTGTCTCTCCAAAAAAACAACACATACACAGTAAATTACTGACCTGTTTTGGTTTTGTATGTTAAGATAGACATAATTAAACAGGGTTTGGGTCATCGAATTTTTTGCGCAATCATTTATAAAACGAACTCAAATATATTAGTCTTCATCACTAATCTCTCCCAAGCTACCTTACCGGCTTCGGAAACACCGGTAAACTTTCATGTCCATCTGCATCAACCGACTGTACCGCGAAGAAATAATTATCCTTTGAATAATTCAACGTGGCCGAAGTATCTGTAACGTAGAATTTCTTTTCCCAATAGGGGCTGATGGTTTCACGCATCAGTATATAATAGCCTGCAGGCTTTTTACCGGTAGCGGGAGCTTCCCATTTCAGTTTGGTTTTATTGGTGAGATCGCTTGTCATGACGCCTACATTTTGCGGCTCGGCAGGGGCCGAAGCAAGATTGGCCAATACTGCAAGGTTCATGCGGGCTACTTTTTGCACATAACTAAAATCAACAAAATCGGGCAGGTCGCCGTATTCAACACCGTTTTCGGTGCGAATGTTCTGGTGCTGGCGGTTAAAGTTTTCATTCATTTCGGTAAACCTTACTGCCGTAAAACCCTGCTCTAAAAATGGCAGGTGATCACCGCCACGCAGGTAACGGTCGCGCCTATAAATAAGCTTCACATCCAGTTGATCGACATAGCGCTCTCCAATTTCTTTAGTGTAACGCGCCAGTTGTCTCGAGGGACTATCATTTTCCCCTCCTAATGATTTCAAAGCTGCCACTTGTTTGTCGGTAGCTGCGGTAGGTACGCCATCGCTGAAAACACGCACGCTGCGGTTATCTTTCAGATCGGTTTCCATGCCGTAAGTATTGCCGACGATATCATTATTCAGCATGGCATCTACATTCCAGTTTTCGGCTTTAGCCCGTTTGGCAACATTGGCCGAGCCGTACAAACCCTGCTCTTCACCAACCACAGTCATAAAAATGATAGTAGCCGGAAAAGACCGTTTAGCCATCACCCTGGCCAGTTCCATAGAAAGGGCAGTACCCGAAGCATCATCATTGGCGCCGGGTTCAACACCATTGGCATCCATCACGTCATTGATGCGTGAATCATAATGTCCCGATACCAGGTACACCCGTGTATCATTAGCATCTGTTCCTTTCAGTGTGGCCAGTACGTTTTTGAGTTTGATGGGTTTATCAATCCGCGTGCCCTTTGGCTGTGTGAATGTGTCAAATTGAACCGTCATCCTTCCGTTTGATTCCGAAGCATATTTCTCCATCTCGGCCTTGATCCAGTTTCGTGCGGCGCCGCTGCCGGTGGTTTTGCTGGTGGTATCACTCAGC from Mucilaginibacter sp. SJ includes:
- a CDS encoding serpin family protein, with the translated sequence MTRKLTLLCFGILAITACKKGGISPVNKDPGKDLVLSATEQQQIGPGNAFTLKLFSANVNSLDADKNLIISPLSVSFAIGMTSNGASGQTLTDIRKTMEFSSFTEDQVNSYYHNLITNLPDLDPNTTLKIANSIWYANNFTVLPAFLKTNTDFYNAEVKTLDFSNESASLTTINGWVSQQTNSKIPKILDKISDGARMYLINAIYFKSIWKTRFDAKETFKAPFRLSNGGTVQADFMTNSHADFKSAYYNGTNVVELPYSNSKYSMILMMPDEDIKSFAQGLDSNKWNLLMGKLTAGKSDITMPRFKFSYDITLNDILKSLGMSIAFSDMADFSRINAGGGLTISEVKHKAYIDVNEDGTEAAAVTSVGIVTTAAPPTHVFNKPFIFAIREMKTGLILFEGIVRNPALSE
- a CDS encoding rhomboid family intramembrane serine protease, producing MAFSFTPSFHKETTLDGLDQKRYLAIAIETARHLQWNIIYTGKNGFIAMVDGGFLTPIQEFRLIIKEDTALVISKNADGKLNDWAKLNQENVDTFIETLGQFQTSVTDDQVEEKLTELAPIFESAADDLLNAPLPSTKQNLLKFLGFFIPQKGYVITPLIIYINVAIFVIMVICGISFFEPSVKDLLSWGADYGPMTLNNQWWRLISNIFLHIGIFHIALNMYALIYIGVLLEPVLGKLKFASAYLLTGLVASLTSISYNGFSVSAGASGAIFGMYGVFLSLLTTNVIDKSVRKQLLISIALFVGFNLLYGTKSGIDNAAHVGGLLSGFAIGYLYYPSIIQPDKKGTELIVTMLIAVVTLGGSIVVYRMIPNVVGIYETKMKDFAIKESMALEVMSMPKDTTKELLLSELKDRGLYYWQENISLLNAVDSLPLPDVYKERDATLKQYCELRIKSYNLYYKQIEGKQPVSQSTIDSLNKEITDIIDGLNQSSKVKY
- a CDS encoding M28 family metallopeptidase, with the protein product MKHLLPFILLILTLPATAQTIVKQDAGIKQMVNEVSAKNIETTIRKLVSFKSRHTLSDTTSKTTGSGAARNWIKAEMEKYASESNGRMTVQFDTFTQPKGTRIDKPIKLKNVLATLKGTDANDTRVYLVSGHYDSRINDVMDANGVEPGANDDASGTALSMELARVMAKRSFPATIIFMTVVGEEQGLYGSANVAKRAKAENWNVDAMLNNDIVGNTYGMETDLKDNRSVRVFSDGVPTAATDKQVAALKSLGGENDSPSRQLARYTKEIGERYVDQLDVKLIYRRDRYLRGGDHLPFLEQGFTAVRFTEMNENFNRQHQNIRTENGVEYGDLPDFVDFSYVQKVARMNLAVLANLASAPAEPQNVGVMTSDLTNKTKLKWEAPATGKKPAGYYILMRETISPYWEKKFYVTDTSATLNYSKDNYFFAVQSVDADGHESLPVFPKPVR